From a single Candoia aspera isolate rCanAsp1 chromosome 10, rCanAsp1.hap2, whole genome shotgun sequence genomic region:
- the ETHE1 gene encoding persulfide dioxygenase ETHE1, mitochondrial, translated as MKRLLRRCAAAALSRQCGAAPLPRASLPQRCYCAGSAQRRGLLFRQLFESESYTYTYLLADMKTKEAVLIDPVLETAKRDSMLVKQLGLNLLYAVNTHCHADHISGTGLLKQLIPGCRSVISRDSGAIADILIQEGYHLKFGDFELEARATPGHTDGCLTYVLNDRSMAFTGDALLIRGCGRTDFQQGSAETLYSSVHEKIFTLPGDCLIYPAHDYTGQTVSTVEEERTLNPRLILSKEGFIELMNNLNLPKPKQIDFAVPANLKCGIQDVPT; from the exons ATGAAGAGGCTGCTCCGGAGATGCGCGGCCGCTGCCCTGAGCCGGCAGTGCGGCGCCGCGCCGCTGCCCCGCGCCAGCCTCCCGCAGCGGTGCTACTGCGCCGGCTCTGCCCAGCGCCGGGGGCTGCTCTTCCGGCAG CTCTTTGAGTCAGAAAGTTACACTTATACTTACCTGCTGGCAGATATGAAGACAAAGGAAGCCGTTCTAATAGACCCAGTTTTGGAAACAGCCAAACGAGATTCAATGTTGGTGAAGCAACTGGGACTTAATTTGCTATATGCAG TCAACACCCATTGCCACGCTGATCATATCTCAGGCACGGGACTTCTGAAGCAGCTCATTCCAGGCTGTCGTAGTGTCATCTCCAGGGATAGTGGTGCCATTGCTGATatcctgatccaggaaggctATCACCTCAAATTTGGGGATTTT GAATTAGAAGCCCGTGCCACCCCTGGCCACACGGATGGCTGCCTCACCTATGTGCTGAATGACAGGAGCATGGCCTTTACAGGGGATGCCTTGCTGATCCGGGGATGCGGAAGGACAGACTTCCAACAAG GTTCTGCTGAAACCCTGTACAGCTCAGTCCATGAGAAAATCTTCACACTTCCGGGTGACTGCCTGATCTATCCTGCCCATGACTATACAG gCCAGACGGTGTCTACGGTGGAGGAAGAGCGGACTCTGAATCCTCGTCTGATCTTGTCTAAGGAGGGTTTTATTGAGCTTATGAACAATCTAAACCTCCCCAAACCCAAACAGATTG ATTTTGCAGTTCCTGCTAACCTCAAATGTGGAATCCAGGATGTACCTACCTAG
- the ZNF575 gene encoding zinc finger protein 575 isoform X1, producing the protein MTRRDRLMKGRPQRQPEAGADPRAGYILTRPTLVLMLERGEQPCMSNSKNGVGNNALSSGVADSQALKENTKSPSPSALSSPPATESPKPPRPRRRRPPAVLPSDRPYQCKDCGKRFVYRSKLATHQWTHCAERPYKCPDCPKSFSYPSKLAAHRRTHTGERPFPCSLCPKRFGHRSKLAAHQWIHTPERPYKCADCPKSFCYPSKLAAHRRTHTGQRPYPCGRCGKSFCYPSKLAAHQQIHAATAAGRPYPCMRCSKSFRQLRNLTLHQRVHEDGEAGDDLAQNKSHGGGDRP; encoded by the exons ATGACCCGGCGCGATCGGCTCATGAAGGGAAGACCCCAGAGGCAGCCTGAGGCCGGGGCGGACCCCCGGGCGG GTTATATTCTCACTCGACCAACCCTTGTCCTGATGCTGGAAAGGGGGGAACAGCCCTGTATGAGCAACAGCAAGAACGGAGTGGGCAACAACGCTCTGAGTAGCGGTGTTGCAG ATTCTCAAGCCTTGAAAGAGAACACCAAGTCCCCTTCGCCCTCGGCTCTGTCTTCTCCACCCGCCACGGAGTCTCCCAAGCCGCCTCGTCCCCGCCGCCGGCGGCCTCCTGCCGTCCTGCCTTCAGATCGTCCCTATCAATGTAAAGACTGCGGCAAGCGCTTCGTGTACCGCTCCAAGCTGGCCACCCACCAATGGACTCATTGCGCCGAGCGCCCGTACAAATGTCCTGATTGCCCCAAGAGCTTCAGCTACCCGTCCAAGCTGGCTGCCCACCGCCGCACGCACACCGGGGAACGCCCCTTCCCCTGCTCTCTGTGCCCCAAGCGCTTTGGACATCGCTCCAAGCTGGCCGCCCACCAGTGGATCCACACGCCGGAGCGCCCCTACAAGTGTGCCGATTGCCCCAAGAGCTTCTGCTACCCATCCAAGCTGGCCGCCCACCGCCGCACACACACGGGGCAGCGGCCGTACCCGTGTGGCCGCTGTGGGAAGAGCTTCTGCTACCCCTCCAAACTGGCCGCTCATCAACAGATCCACGCGGCCACCGCAGCAGGGCGCCCTTATCCGTGCATGCGCTGCAGCAAGAGTTTCCGGCAGCTGCGCAACCTCACCCTCCACCAGCGGGTGCACGAGGATGGGGAAGCAGGTGACGACCTGGCACAGAACAAGAGCCACGGTGGTGGAGACAGGCCGTAA
- the ZNF575 gene encoding zinc finger protein 575 isoform X2, translating to MLERGEQPCMSNSKNGVGNNALSSGVADSQALKENTKSPSPSALSSPPATESPKPPRPRRRRPPAVLPSDRPYQCKDCGKRFVYRSKLATHQWTHCAERPYKCPDCPKSFSYPSKLAAHRRTHTGERPFPCSLCPKRFGHRSKLAAHQWIHTPERPYKCADCPKSFCYPSKLAAHRRTHTGQRPYPCGRCGKSFCYPSKLAAHQQIHAATAAGRPYPCMRCSKSFRQLRNLTLHQRVHEDGEAGDDLAQNKSHGGGDRP from the exons ATGCTGGAAAGGGGGGAACAGCCCTGTATGAGCAACAGCAAGAACGGAGTGGGCAACAACGCTCTGAGTAGCGGTGTTGCAG ATTCTCAAGCCTTGAAAGAGAACACCAAGTCCCCTTCGCCCTCGGCTCTGTCTTCTCCACCCGCCACGGAGTCTCCCAAGCCGCCTCGTCCCCGCCGCCGGCGGCCTCCTGCCGTCCTGCCTTCAGATCGTCCCTATCAATGTAAAGACTGCGGCAAGCGCTTCGTGTACCGCTCCAAGCTGGCCACCCACCAATGGACTCATTGCGCCGAGCGCCCGTACAAATGTCCTGATTGCCCCAAGAGCTTCAGCTACCCGTCCAAGCTGGCTGCCCACCGCCGCACGCACACCGGGGAACGCCCCTTCCCCTGCTCTCTGTGCCCCAAGCGCTTTGGACATCGCTCCAAGCTGGCCGCCCACCAGTGGATCCACACGCCGGAGCGCCCCTACAAGTGTGCCGATTGCCCCAAGAGCTTCTGCTACCCATCCAAGCTGGCCGCCCACCGCCGCACACACACGGGGCAGCGGCCGTACCCGTGTGGCCGCTGTGGGAAGAGCTTCTGCTACCCCTCCAAACTGGCCGCTCATCAACAGATCCACGCGGCCACCGCAGCAGGGCGCCCTTATCCGTGCATGCGCTGCAGCAAGAGTTTCCGGCAGCTGCGCAACCTCACCCTCCACCAGCGGGTGCACGAGGATGGGGAAGCAGGTGACGACCTGGCACAGAACAAGAGCCACGGTGGTGGAGACAGGCCGTAA